Proteins from one Bacteroidales bacterium genomic window:
- a CDS encoding beta-N-acetylhexosaminidase, which translates to MTYKKLNITITVLVAVLMLVQLNSCKVKDPSDLSKESIIPKPVTVTSTGEYLTLKSSTKIFVQGESEEVKMVGSYLAERLKPATGFEFAVESAAVAPKSGIYLTLAGTDTKPADESYEITITKKLLTLSAKTPAGLFRGVQTIRQILPAKIELASKQEGPWEIATGTITDFPDYTYRGAMLDVSRHFFSTTDVKRVVDLISYYKMNYLHLHLSDDQGWRIEIKSWPNLTAHGGSTQVGGGKGGFYTQEEYSDIVKYAQERYVTIVPEIDMPGHTNAALASYAELNCDGKARELYTGTEVGFSTFCTKKDITYKFIDDVVREISALTPGEYFHIGGDESHATKKEDYIPFIEKVQDIVLAHGKKVLGWDEISLSKLKANSVAQFWANAENATRAVGQGAKVLISPASKAYLDMQYDKNTKLGLHWAAYIEVDNAYNWDPATLVPGISKENILGVEAPLWSETITNIDEIEYMLFPRLPGIAEIGWTATPARNWDEYKVRLANHGARMSALGIDFYKSTLVPWIE; encoded by the coding sequence ATGACTTACAAAAAACTCAACATCACAATAACAGTACTCGTTGCTGTTTTAATGCTTGTACAGCTAAACTCATGCAAAGTTAAAGATCCGTCCGATCTTTCAAAAGAGAGTATAATTCCAAAACCGGTAACAGTAACCTCAACAGGCGAATACCTCACCCTTAAATCTTCAACAAAGATATTTGTGCAGGGAGAATCGGAGGAAGTAAAAATGGTTGGATCGTACCTTGCCGAAAGACTCAAGCCTGCAACAGGATTTGAATTTGCAGTCGAGTCAGCTGCGGTGGCTCCAAAGTCAGGGATTTATCTGACGCTTGCCGGGACTGATACAAAACCGGCGGACGAAAGTTACGAGATTACAATAACCAAAAAACTATTAACCCTATCTGCTAAAACTCCGGCAGGATTATTCAGAGGTGTCCAGACTATCAGGCAGATTCTTCCTGCAAAAATTGAACTTGCATCGAAACAGGAAGGTCCGTGGGAGATTGCAACAGGAACGATAACCGACTTTCCTGATTATACTTACAGGGGAGCAATGCTTGATGTGTCGCGTCATTTTTTCAGCACAACGGATGTAAAAAGAGTTGTAGATCTGATATCATACTATAAAATGAATTACCTGCACCTGCATCTGTCTGACGATCAGGGCTGGAGAATTGAAATCAAATCATGGCCGAATCTGACTGCGCATGGAGGAAGCACCCAGGTTGGTGGTGGCAAGGGCGGATTCTATACACAGGAAGAGTATTCCGATATAGTTAAGTATGCTCAGGAGCGTTATGTAACAATTGTACCGGAAATAGATATGCCCGGGCACACCAATGCAGCTCTTGCGTCATATGCAGAACTTAACTGCGATGGAAAAGCAAGGGAATTATATACAGGAACAGAAGTTGGTTTCAGCACATTCTGTACGAAGAAAGACATTACTTACAAATTTATTGATGATGTAGTCAGAGAGATTTCAGCTCTTACCCCGGGAGAATACTTTCATATTGGAGGCGATGAATCTCATGCGACAAAAAAAGAGGATTATATTCCTTTCATTGAAAAAGTTCAGGATATTGTTTTGGCACATGGTAAAAAGGTATTAGGCTGGGATGAAATTTCATTATCAAAACTGAAAGCCAATTCCGTTGCTCAGTTCTGGGCTAACGCAGAAAACGCAACCAGGGCTGTAGGTCAGGGAGCAAAAGTCTTAATATCTCCGGCATCGAAAGCATATCTCGACATGCAGTATGATAAAAATACAAAACTCGGATTGCACTGGGCTGCTTATATTGAAGTTGATAATGCATATAACTGGGATCCGGCAACACTTGTTCCGGGCATTTCAAAGGAAAATATTCTTGGAGTTGAGGCACCACTATGGTCGGAGACAATTACCAACATCGACGAAATTGAATATATGTTATTTCCAAGGCTTCCGGGTATTGCGGAAATAGGCTGGACTGCAACACCTGCAAGAAACTGGGATGAGTATAAGGTCAGACTTGCAAATCATGGAGCAAGAATGAGTGCCTTAGGGATCGATTTTTATAAATCAACCCTTGTTCCCTGGATTGAGTAG
- a CDS encoding exo-alpha-sialidase, with the protein MKHYYSLLVLFLMVLLSGCSSGNNDSNKSGIKADSLILESIFPLQDKHCHGSTIVELPNGDLLAAWFHGSGERTADDVAIKGARYNHNTNTWGEPFTMADVPDFPDINPVLFIDNNKQLWLVWYTVLAYQWQSSVLKYRISDNYLQESGAPEWKWQDMIHVKPDGNSPEGIGRNDEFVKTLNRKYDEYYLSLVSSGYIKKDGSGTITEALWEEARSHYLGIAKGLNLISNGSDTDEKGEKVKAQLGYPLMRRIGWQTRNKPLIAGNRILLPLYSDGFDFSLIAITLNGGETWQFSEPIVGAGAVQPALALLKDSSIIAYMRDNGPPPKRLMKSISKDWGKTWSPVEDSEIPNPGTAADIVVLKSGNWVVAHNDVEEGRHRLSVWLSPDEGKTWPYRKTLVTGEPGSEVRGHYPAIIQGSDEIIHVSFTNQVPGSDGKSSVKNITHAAFSEKWLYSIQGTRVDL; encoded by the coding sequence ATGAAACATTATTATTCTCTTCTGGTGTTGTTTTTAATGGTACTCCTTTCCGGTTGCTCCTCCGGGAATAATGATTCAAACAAATCGGGGATTAAGGCAGATTCATTGATCCTGGAAAGTATCTTCCCTTTGCAGGATAAACATTGTCATGGCTCTACTATTGTGGAACTGCCTAACGGGGATCTTCTTGCTGCCTGGTTTCATGGAAGCGGAGAAAGAACTGCTGATGATGTCGCAATAAAAGGTGCCCGTTATAACCATAATACCAATACATGGGGAGAACCATTCACAATGGCTGATGTTCCTGATTTCCCCGATATCAACCCTGTGCTCTTTATTGATAATAACAAGCAGCTGTGGCTGGTATGGTACACTGTTCTTGCATACCAGTGGCAATCGTCTGTTCTCAAATATCGTATAAGTGATAATTATCTGCAGGAATCTGGTGCCCCTGAATGGAAATGGCAGGATATGATTCATGTTAAACCTGATGGAAATTCTCCGGAAGGCATTGGCAGAAACGATGAGTTTGTAAAAACTCTGAACCGGAAATATGATGAATACTATTTGAGCCTGGTCTCCTCCGGCTACATAAAAAAAGACGGGTCAGGAACAATTACTGAAGCATTATGGGAAGAAGCACGAAGCCATTATTTGGGCATCGCAAAAGGATTGAACCTTATCAGTAACGGAAGTGATACTGATGAAAAAGGTGAGAAAGTCAAGGCCCAGCTTGGTTATCCGCTAATGCGAAGGATTGGCTGGCAGACACGCAATAAGCCACTCATTGCCGGAAACAGGATTTTATTACCTCTCTATTCAGACGGTTTTGATTTTTCTCTGATCGCAATTACACTAAATGGTGGTGAGACATGGCAATTCAGTGAACCAATTGTTGGCGCCGGAGCTGTTCAGCCCGCTCTTGCTCTCCTGAAAGACAGTTCAATAATCGCCTATATGCGCGATAATGGTCCTCCTCCTAAAAGACTTATGAAAAGCATCTCAAAAGATTGGGGAAAAACATGGAGCCCCGTGGAAGATTCGGAAATTCCGAATCCCGGAACAGCAGCTGACATTGTAGTTTTAAAGAGCGGAAACTGGGTGGTCGCTCATAATGATGTTGAAGAAGGAAGACATCGTTTATCTGTATGGCTCTCCCCTGACGAAGGAAAAACATGGCCATACAGAAAAACTCTTGTCACCGGTGAGCCAGGAAGCGAGGTCAGAGGACACTATCCTGCCATAATACAGGGATCAGATGAAATAATACACGTCTCCTTCACCAACCAGGTTCCCGGATCGGACGGCAAATCATCTGTTAAGAATATAACACATGCTGCTTTCTCCGAAAAGTGGCTCTACTCAATCCAGGGAACAAGGGTTGATTTATAA
- a CDS encoding MFS transporter, with protein sequence MKKWFAGDAFAVMHIRNFRFYLFFRILMTMATLMQSVIVGWQIYDLTHNVLWLGFIGLVEVIPQVSISLFAGHYIDLWNRRKIVNYTTLLLILGSAILLIYSTNTAYFTERFGILPVFITIFLTGLSRGILAPAQVALMGQLVPRNLYANAATWNSANWQMAAVLGPAIGGMVYGFHGIIAAYTLVLSLYTLAFFMIMFVKTGIHQVVGTAEGVFTRIRSGIDFVFKTPELLGAFTLDMFAVLFGGAVALLPVFASDVLFVGPQGLGLLRACPSIGATIMAFVLMFRPPMKHSGKMLFIAVTGFGLSMIGFALSKSFILSGILLVLSGAFDSVSVVIRGTILQLFTPDEMRGRVASVNSIFIGSSNELGAFESGVTAKIMGLVPSVVFGGIMTLAVVVSTAKINRPLRRLSLQKKM encoded by the coding sequence ATGAAAAAGTGGTTTGCCGGTGACGCATTTGCCGTGATGCACATCAGGAATTTCAGATTCTATCTGTTTTTCCGGATCCTAATGACAATGGCCACTCTTATGCAGTCAGTTATTGTAGGATGGCAGATATATGATCTGACACATAATGTATTATGGCTTGGATTTATTGGTCTTGTAGAGGTTATTCCACAGGTAAGCATTTCTCTTTTTGCCGGGCATTACATTGATTTATGGAACCGGCGCAAAATAGTTAATTACACAACCCTACTTCTTATTCTTGGTTCGGCCATACTGCTGATATACAGCACTAACACAGCCTATTTCACAGAACGTTTCGGGATTCTGCCCGTATTCATAACAATATTTTTAACTGGATTATCACGCGGAATATTAGCCCCGGCCCAGGTTGCTCTGATGGGACAGCTTGTGCCAAGGAACCTTTACGCCAATGCTGCTACCTGGAACAGTGCCAACTGGCAGATGGCAGCGGTTCTTGGTCCGGCCATCGGAGGCATGGTTTACGGCTTCCATGGAATTATTGCTGCTTATACTCTTGTATTAAGCTTATATACGCTGGCCTTTTTTATGATCATGTTTGTTAAAACTGGCATACATCAGGTTGTCGGGACAGCAGAAGGAGTTTTTACCAGAATAAGAAGCGGCATAGATTTCGTTTTTAAGACACCAGAACTACTTGGGGCATTTACCCTCGACATGTTTGCTGTTTTATTCGGAGGGGCTGTGGCATTGCTTCCTGTTTTTGCGTCGGATGTATTGTTTGTTGGGCCCCAGGGGCTTGGATTGCTGAGAGCCTGTCCGTCAATAGGGGCAACAATAATGGCTTTCGTTCTGATGTTTCGTCCGCCAATGAAGCATTCAGGAAAAATGCTCTTCATTGCTGTTACCGGGTTTGGGCTTAGTATGATTGGCTTTGCCCTTTCAAAAAGTTTTATATTATCAGGGATCCTTCTGGTTCTCAGCGGAGCCTTTGACAGTGTTAGTGTAGTTATCAGAGGAACTATTCTTCAGTTGTTTACACCTGATGAGATGAGGGGAAGAGTTGCATCAGTAAACAGCATCTTCATCGGTTCCTCCAATGAACTTGGTGCTTTCGAATCGGGGGTTACTGCCAAAATAATGGGGTTGGTGCCATCGGTAGTTTTTGGCGGAATCATGACCCTTGCAGTAGTCGTTTCAACAGCAAAGATAAACAGACCTCTCAGGAGATTATCGCTTCAGAAAAAGATGTAA
- a CDS encoding SpoIIE family protein phosphatase → MIQQAVLQPPDFMKEWGMSNFILYKPKAVVSGDFYWGMSKKDTVIIVAADCTGHGVPGAFMSMLGLTFLDDIFSTYEFKKASEVLDKLRELVIHKLRQRGNTYEMRDGMDISLCIINREAGTLEFAGANNPLYLIRDGNLIKIPADKMPIGIYSSVQNLLQTIIQTLRRATGFTCFPTAMPISSGAKVAKS, encoded by the coding sequence ATGATTCAGCAGGCAGTATTACAGCCGCCTGATTTTATGAAGGAATGGGGGATGTCAAATTTCATACTTTACAAGCCCAAGGCAGTAGTAAGCGGTGATTTTTACTGGGGTATGAGCAAAAAGGATACAGTTATTATCGTTGCAGCAGATTGTACCGGTCATGGTGTACCGGGTGCTTTTATGTCGATGCTGGGACTGACTTTTCTGGATGACATATTCAGCACATACGAATTTAAGAAGGCGTCGGAGGTTTTAGATAAACTAAGGGAGCTGGTAATCCATAAGCTCAGGCAAAGAGGCAACACATATGAAATGAGAGATGGCATGGATATTTCTCTTTGTATAATCAACAGGGAGGCAGGCACTCTTGAATTTGCAGGAGCAAATAATCCTCTCTATCTGATAAGGGATGGAAACCTTATTAAAATTCCTGCAGACAAGATGCCGATCGGGATCTACTCATCTGTTCAAAATCTTTTACAAACAATAATTCAGACCTTAAGAAGGGCGACCGGATTTACATGTTTTCCGACGGCTATGCCGATCAGTTCGGGGGCAAAGGTGGCAAAAAGCTGA